Genomic window (Corallococcus soli):
AGCGCGCTGTACAACATGCCCACGCCGCTGCGCCTGGAAGGCACGCTGGACACGGCCGCCCTGGCGCGCAGCCTCACGGAACTCGTGCGCCGTCACGAAGTGCTGCGCACCTCCTTCCCTGCTGAAGCCGGCAACCCCCTCCAGGTGATCGCGTCGCCCGCGTCCCTTCCCTTGGAGCGCATGGACCTGAGTGCCCTGCCGCTCGACGAGCGCGAGGCTGAAGCCCGCCGACTCATCGAGGCCGAGGTCCGCAAGCCCTTCTCGCTGGCTCACGGCCCCATGCTGCGTGCGCTGCTGCTGAAGCTCGATGAACGGCAGCACGTGCTGGTGCTCAACCTGCACCACATCGTCTCCGACGGCTGGTCCATGGGCGTGCTGGTGCGCGAAGTGGCCGCCCTCTACGAGGCCTTCTCGCAAGGCCTGCCCTCCCCTCTGCCCGAGCTGTCCTTGCAGTACGCGGACTTCGCGGCCTGGCAGCGCCAGTGGCTCCAGGGTGAGGCGCTCGAAGCGCAGTTCGCCTACTGGCGTCAGCAGCTCGCGAACGCGCCCCAGGTGCTGGAGCTGCCCACCGACAGGCCCCGTCCCGCAGTCCAGTCCTACCGGGGCGCCACGCTGGCGCATCTCATGCCCAGGGCGCTGTCACAATCGCTCCAAGCACTCTGCCAGCGCGAGGGTGTCACCTCCTTCATGGCCCTGCTCGCGGGCTTCCAGTCCCTCCTGTCTCGCTACTCAGGACAGACAGACATCGTCGTTGGCACGGACATCGCCGGCCGCACGCACGCTGACACCGAGGGCCTCATCGGCTTCTTCGTCAATCAGCTCGTCATGCGCGGCGATCTGTCCGGAGACCCGACCTTCCGTGAGCTGCTGGGCCGCACTCGCCAGGTGGCGCTGGGTGCCTATGCCCACCAGGACGTTCCCTTCGAGGAGCTGGTGCGCGTGCTCAACCCCGAGCGCAGCCTCGCCCACGCCCCCATCTTCCAGGTGAAGCTCGTCCAGCAGAACGTCCCGACCGCCGAGCTGACGCTGCCCGGCCTCGTCCTCCGAGGCGTGGAGGGCGACACAGGCTCCGCGAAGTTCGACCTCACGCTCTCCATCAACGAGACGTCCGAAGGTCTGGCGTGCCTGTGCGACTACAGCACCGATCTGTTCGAGGCCGGCACCCTGGCCCGGCTCATGGAGCACCTCCAGGTGCTGCTGGAGACGGCTGTCGCCACGCCGGACACGCGCCTGTCCGCGCTGCCCCTGCTCACGGAGACCGAGCGTCAGCGGATGCTCGTGGCGTGGAACGACACGGCCACCGAGTTCCCCGCTGATACCTGCATCCACCACTTCTTCGAGGCCCAGGCCCAGCGCACGCCGGACGCGCACGCCCTCGGCTTTGAAGGCACCTGGCTCTCCTACCGGGAGCTGGACGCGCGCTCCAATCAGCTCGCCTGGCACCTGCGCGCCCTCGGCGTCGGGCCCGAAGTCCGCGTCGGCCTGTGCGCCGAGCGCTCCCTGGAGCTCATCGTCGGCCTCTTCGCCATCCTCAAGGCTGGCGGCGCCTACGTGCCCCTCGACCCCTCCTACCCGCGTGAGCGCCTGGAGGGGATGCTGGAGGATGCCCGTCCCGCCGTGCTGCTCGTCCAGCCCGCCCTGCTGAATCAGCTCCCGGAGTCTCCGAGCGCCACCGTGGTGCCCCTGCTCCTGGAGGACGCCTCGCTGCGCACGCTGCCCGCGTACGCGCCCGTCTCCCTCGCCACCTCGGACACCCTCGCCTACGTCCTCTTCACCTCCGGCTCCACCGGCCGGCCCAAGGGCGTCCAGGTGCCCCACCGCACCGTCTCCAACTTCTTCACCGGCATGGACGCGCGCGTCCTGCGGCCCCAGCACGGCACCTGGCTCGCCGTCACCCGACTCTCCTTCGACATCTCCGTCCTGGAGCTGCTCTGGACGCTCGCTCGCGGCTTCCGCGTCGTCCTCCAGTCCGACACCCGCGACCCGGCATGGCTCGCCCACGCCGTGCGCCAGGACGCCGTCACCCACCTGCAGTGCACGCCTTCCCTCGCGCGCGCCCTGCTGCTCGACGCTGACTCCGCCGACGCCCTCCGCTCGCTCCAGCAACTGCTCGTCGGTGGTGAGGCCCTCTCCGCAGAGCTCGCCCGTGAGTTGCGCCTCCGCGTCCCCTCCGTCCTGAACATGTACGGGCCCACGGAGACCACCGTCTGGTCCTCCTCCTTCTCCGTCCCCCAGGACACCTCGGCCCTCATCCCCCTGGGCCAACCCATCGCCAACACCGCCCTCTACGTCCTCGACTCGCACCTGCACCCCGTGCCCTCCGGCGTGCCCGGAGAGCTCTTCATCGGCGGCGAGGGCGTCGTGCGCGGCTACCTCGGGCGGCCTCACCTCACCGCCGAGCGCTTCCTGCCCGACCCCTTCGCCTCCTCTCCCGGTGCGCGCCTCTACCGCACGGGCGACAAGGCCCGCAGGCTCGCGGACGGCAGCCTTGAGTACCTGGGCCGCCTCGACTTCCAGGTGAAGCTGCGTGGCTTCCGCATCGAGCTGGGCGAAATCGAAGCGCTCCTGCGCGAGCTGCCCTCCGTGCGTGAGGCCCTCGTCGTCCTCCGCGAGGACGTCCCCGGCGACAAGCGTCTCGTCGCCTACGTCGTGTCACCGACCGGTGCGCAGGCCCCCTCCGCTTCGGACGCGCGCGACTTCCTCAAGCAGCAGCTGCCTGAGTACATGGTGCCCTCCGCCGTTGTTGCCCTGGAGGCCCTGCCCCTCACCTTCAATGGCAAGCTGGATCGCAAGGCCCTGCCGCCTCCTGGGCTCCAGGGCCTGGATGACAGCGGCGCCTACCTTGCTCCGCGCACTCCCACCCAGCAGCTCCTCGCTTCCCAGTGGAGTCTGTTGCTGGGCGTTGCTCGCGTCGGCGCTCGCGACAACTTCTTCGAGCTGGGCGGCCACTCCCTGCTCGCCACCCAGGTCATCTCCCGCATCCGCGCCACCTTCGGCGTCGACCTGCCCATCAGCGCCCTCTTCGAGTCTCCCTCCCTCGAATCCCTCGCGACCTCCATCGACGCCCTCGCGCGCAAGGGGCTCGGGCCGAAGCTTCCGTCCCTCCGGCGCGTCGACAGGGCCAGCGCACCGCCGCTGTCCTTCGCCCAGCAGCGGCTCTGGTTCCTGGATCAGCTCATCCCCGACAGCGCGCTGTACAACATGCCCGCGCCGCTGCGCCTGGAAGGCACACTCGACACGGAGGCACTGGAGCAGAGCCTCACGGAACTCGTGCGCCGTCACGAAGTCCTGCGCACCTCATTCCCTGCGGAGGCCGTCCAGCGCATCGCGCCTCCCGCGCCCCTGCCGCTGGAGTGCGTGGACCTGAGTGCCCTACCGCTCGACGAGCGCGAGGACGAGGCCCGCCGACTCATCGAGGCCGAGGTCCGCAAGCCCTTCTCGCTGGCTCACGGCCCCATGCTGCGTGCGCTGCTGCTGAAGCTCGATGAGCAGCAGCACGTGCTGGTGCTCAACCTGCACCACATCGTCTCCGACGGCTGGTCCATGGGCGTGCTGGTGCGCGAAGTGGCCGCACTCTACGAGGCCTTCTCACAAGGCCGGCCCTCGCCTCTGCCCGAGTTGCCCGTGCAGTACGCGGACTTCGCGGCCTGGCAGCGCCAGTGGCTCCAGGGCGAAGCACTCGAAGCGCAGTTCGCCTACTGGCGTCAGCAGCTCGCGGGCGCGCCCCAGGTGCTGGAGCTGCCCACCGACAGGCCCCGTCCCGCAGTCCAGTCCTACCGGGGCGCCACCCTGGCGCACCTCATGCCCAAGGCGCTGTCGCAGTCGCTTCAAGCGCTCTGCCAGCGCGAGGGCGTCACCTCCTTCATGGCCCTGCTCGCGGGCTTCCAGTCACTGCTCGCGCGCTA
Coding sequences:
- a CDS encoding non-ribosomal peptide synthetase, which translates into the protein WLADGNIEYLGRLDFQVKVRGLRIELGEIESALERHPQVRQAVVVVREDSPGDKRLVAYLVSPASQQPLSAADVRDFLKQQLPEYMLPAAFVLLETLPLTSSGKVDRKALPTPDGALTASVEYVAPRNETEQKLAALWSEVLRVERVGVHDNFFELGGHSLLVTQVVSRIRASFGVELSLPTVFEASTLDALARAIKAGARTAHGLLLPPPRPVERTGALPLSFAQQRLWFLDQLVPDSALYNMPTPLRLEGTLDTAALARSLTELVRRHEVLRTSFPAEAGNPLQVIASPASLPLERMDLSALPLDEREAEARRLIEAEVRKPFSLAHGPMLRALLLKLDERQHVLVLNLHHIVSDGWSMGVLVREVAALYEAFSQGLPSPLPELSLQYADFAAWQRQWLQGEALEAQFAYWRQQLANAPQVLELPTDRPRPAVQSYRGATLAHLMPRALSQSLQALCQREGVTSFMALLAGFQSLLSRYSGQTDIVVGTDIAGRTHADTEGLIGFFVNQLVMRGDLSGDPTFRELLGRTRQVALGAYAHQDVPFEELVRVLNPERSLAHAPIFQVKLVQQNVPTAELTLPGLVLRGVEGDTGSAKFDLTLSINETSEGLACLCDYSTDLFEAGTLARLMEHLQVLLETAVATPDTRLSALPLLTETERQRMLVAWNDTATEFPADTCIHHFFEAQAQRTPDAHALGFEGTWLSYRELDARSNQLAWHLRALGVGPEVRVGLCAERSLELIVGLFAILKAGGAYVPLDPSYPRERLEGMLEDARPAVLLVQPALLNQLPESPSATVVPLLLEDASLRTLPAYAPVSLATSDTLAYVLFTSGSTGRPKGVQVPHRTVSNFFTGMDARVLRPQHGTWLAVTRLSFDISVLELLWTLARGFRVVLQSDTRDPAWLAHAVRQDAVTHLQCTPSLARALLLDADSADALRSLQQLLVGGEALSAELARELRLRVPSVLNMYGPTETTVWSSSFSVPQDTSALIPLGQPIANTALYVLDSHLHPVPSGVPGELFIGGEGVVRGYLGRPHLTAERFLPDPFASSPGARLYRTGDKARRLADGSLEYLGRLDFQVKLRGFRIELGEIEALLRELPSVREALVVLREDVPGDKRLVAYVVSPTGAQAPSASDARDFLKQQLPEYMVPSAVVALEALPLTFNGKLDRKALPPPGLQGLDDSGAYLAPRTPTQQLLASQWSLLLGVARVGARDNFFELGGHSLLATQVISRIRATFGVDLPISALFESPSLESLATSIDALARKGLGPKLPSLRRVDRASAPPLSFAQQRLWFLDQLIPDSALYNMPAPLRLEGTLDTEALEQSLTELVRRHEVLRTSFPAEAVQRIAPPAPLPLECVDLSALPLDEREDEARRLIEAEVRKPFSLAHGPMLRALLLKLDEQQHVLVLNLHHIVSDGWSMGVLVREVAALYEAFSQGRPSPLPELPVQYADFAAWQRQWLQGEALEAQFAYWRQQLAGAPQVLELPTDRPRPAVQSYRGATLAHLMPKALSQSLQALCQREGVTSFMALLAGFQSLLARYSGQTDIIVGTDIAGRTHADTEGLIGFFVNQLVMRGDLSGDPTFRELLGRTRQVALGAYAHQDIPFEELVRVLNPERSLAHAPIFQVKLVLQNAPAAELHVPGLTFRAEENSTGAAKFDLTLFIDETPEGLALLCDYSTDLYEAGTLARLMEHLQVLLETAVATPDTRLSALPLLTETERHQVLVAWNDTTTEFSSDTCIHHLFEAQVQRTPDAPALGFEGDSLSYRELDARSNQLAHHLRTLGVGPEVRVGLCAERSLELVVGLFAILKAGGAYVPLDPSYPRERLEWMLEDSRPAVLLAQPSLLTRLPESAGATVVPLVLNDEALRALPTHAPVSLSSP